The Drosophila sulfurigaster albostrigata strain 15112-1811.04 chromosome 3, ASM2355843v2, whole genome shotgun sequence genomic sequence aaatttaaaactaacTGTTTAAGAAAATGCAACAGGTTTCCATTTTTTGTGTGAAACCTACAAAATTTGAGGAAAATTAACACAAcgtgaattaaatttatcgaAATGTCAAACACCACATATGAAGAACATTTTATCGAGATCTTACATGCATTTTTCAGATTGATTTATAGTTTAGCCATCCAAAGTTCCCCCAtaaacaaaatggcaaattatTGGCTTCACAATCATATACAATGTATATTTAGTAAGGTCagttattttataatttttatctttGTAATtacagttttaaatataaagtataaaatcaaTGTCAATCAGATTTTAGTCGatttgcaaattcaatttgctgaaTTTCTCTCCACTCCTTTTTGGGTTTCATTCGTTTGAGCTGGCCATCCCAAACCAAATCTACTAATCCTCCTTGTTTCGCAATCACTCCCTTAACGCGGTTCGCAAAGTCAATCGCTGATTCTCCTTCCTGCCTGTACATTGGTGGAAGATACCAAACATCACAGACAATTGCCCATGAGGTCATCATCATATAAAGGTACTGCATCATTGAGTACTTTGAACTGTTCCAAAAAGCATCGCCAAATCTTGGATCGTATCTGAAATTTAATATCGCATGTTATCGTTCCTATTCTCGCCGTTCCACCATCTCTTGAATACCATGGCACTTACTTTATAGCTACGGGATATATTACGCCGCCTACTTCAAAGCTGCCTTTTTTAAACTGCATTACTGAAGTATTGTTAATGCAAGTGCCTTCCGGAAATATAAGAATAGGCGGATTATTTGGATCTGACACATGCTGTTTCAGTCTTTCAGCTACGAGGTGGCGATCCTTCGCTTCTCCTCTTTCAAACCAAATGTGCGGTGATGCTCTTGCCAGCGCTCTTTGCAATACACCAAGAAAGCCGCCGTGTCGTTGTCCGATCTAAAATACATATcgcattattttaatttctatacaCCGCTTGGTCATTCCACAAATAACATGCACAATATATTAACTATTTTAAGACACAAAGAAATTTACACAAACAATACTACGTTTATACATATAGGGATAATTGCGATATAGGTGGGCATCACCAGTTTCCAGTTGTAGGTTGTACAAAATAtcgattttattcattttgcgTTAAATTGGGTTTTGCCGAAAATAGCATGCCGTCCTTCAATGATTGAATGCATATACCGTATGTATTATCtcgtataatttaaatatgccgTTGTCGAGTAATTCGGGTACTGTTACACTTAATATCCTGATACCAATTAATTATAGCCTATACCAATATATAATTATCTAAAAAGGGGATAATAAACTTGTGACATTTGCTTCCCGATTGTGCCTTTATCTAAATATCGCAATTTTATTGAACGGATATAGTTTTGCGCCACCCAAGAATTGTAACAAAGTATGTAGAAATCAAAATTCTCAACAatgaatatatacaatatatataacagATCAATACTTATATACAGTTACcaagcataaaataaataataacgaaTAGTTTCCTCAAACGtgttatttattcaaaattcactgcaattattattgttatgttTTAATAGATGTAGTTATGAAGTTATGAAGTGTACATCAATCTCAAAGTTACACAATGTTAAGGatgctaattaaatttaatcaattaacaAAAACCCAGGATCGGAAAAACGAGaggaaataataattgcagttgctttttttttttaatgcaaaattaaaaatcgatgCAAAATTACATATCGATACTTTCAATGATGCATTAAAATAGAAACGCGCAGCATAAAATATTGAGGAATAAGTAAACTACGAttatttttcgaaaataaaaacagagaaatactacgaaaaattaaaaaggtaTTAAAAACATGAAATGTGTTAATTTCCCAATACATCACATAAACCAATTCGATAATGCCAGAAAGTTATAAGAGTGAATAAAGGTTACCAAATTATCGTAAGTACATTTTTAAAGTGCATTTCCAAtcgaatttcttaaattgtcTTACCAAAGAATAGGTTGTGTCACACATCAGTACCAGTACATCGATTGGGCTGGTATGGTTTGCCACACAAATACCTGACGACGGGCGGTTATCTTCATTATGGTATGTGATAACAGCGGAAATGGCGCTGGACAAGACACCGAAACACTGACCAAGAACATAACTTACAACAGCACGCTTAAGCTTTCCATCCTTTAGATTTCCCACAGCAGCTGTACATAATGTTAACCACACTACCTAAGattgcataaaacaaaaagtcgTATTTTTGTAGGTATTCGACATAAGTTTAAATGTTCACAGGTGtatagtttaaaatttataatattaatattggcAGTTGTCGATCGATACAAtgtaaagaaattaattatatttaggATCAAAATCTGTAAGGAGTCAGTATAATAAACATTGTCAGAACAACATTTAAGAACCTCGTTGTGGTCATTAAACTATTTAACGTTAAGCAATGAAAAGTCCGAAAacgaataatttaaaaaatcaatctAGAAATCTATTATCAATCAAGAGTAAGAATTGACCTCTTAGTcgaaatattaaacatatttaaaaagaaagaagacaaaataaatttgttaaacaccAATAAAGACAAGATTTTCTTTGAATttcttcaaataaatacattgttaattatacttaataaataaatgtaagttCTCAAAACTTTTAACGAATAACAGgtaacaaatatacatacacaccCAGAAGTGCCATTAAAATACATGTGCGATTAAacctttaatttcatttcgaaaGCCAGCGACAGCAGGTTTAGAGCGAAATATCACGCTCAAAATTTGTCGGTGGTATGAGTCGTTGACAGGGGAATGAAATTGAGGGATTTTTAAGCGGAAACGATTTCTGTGGCCCCCTGATATGCttgtacaatatttattttataaaatgaaatggtgatcgaaaaaaataaacttgtttACAACGcgttaataacaataaatatttaaattaaaagcctcatattcacatttttttataacaatatTATACAAGTcctaatatactaaataagtCATCTGGACTTACagagttatttatttattctatttctGTTGTTGGGATTTGGTTAATGAGAGCAGTCTAGTCGATGCGAGCCGACTCataaatattactatattaagcaataaaatgttgtccctaatttgaagaatattttccaattttttgaTTCTGTTCACTTAAATcattaaagttttaaaaatatatgcttGGCGCCTCTACCTCTTCTAATTCCCCAATTCTTGCGATATCGACTCAACTTTCACAAGTTTATCATAACCGAcctttttaaacatattttaggTAAAGGATATAAAAAATACGTGGTTAGGAAATTATCTTACCTGATTATGTTCctttcttaatttttaagAATCACAACTAAATGTTtcaaaagaatacaaaaacaggttttcaaaaatactattaaaaaaCCATAACGCAAGGACAAAAGACAGAAGCATAACACACATATAGatagtatacatataaaattgaacaaaatgctaatttaatataaaagtgATATTATGAAGATGTGGAATACTATCTCaattcgaaatttaaattcaaacttGAAATATTAATCAATGAATTAGTATTGAATTATCATCAAATGCCGTACTTATGGAGTTGGGTATGGAATTTATAGTTAAATGTCtttcttcaattttatatgcaatcattgaattaaaaaatcgtCTTTCTCACCAAGGAAAATGTACAGTCTGTTGATAATATTGCCACATCCAATGGGGTGGTATGATTTGCTACACAAAACCCAGAAGTTGTGGGCTTATACTGCTTATTGTGAAATATTACAAGGGATGACAAGGAACTGGATATAAGgcgaaatgtaattttaaatgacaAATCCGCTAAGGAGAGCCGCAAAAATCGGAAAGGTATTAATGCCACAAACGCGttggcaacaactgcaaatacAACCTAAAAAccaaagtaaaatataattagagAAATATTATAAGGAAACGCGGCtctataaaatcaaatcaaataaaaaataagttaaaagaATGTTTTCTAAAAAATGTATGCCTAGTTTTGTTTCGTTCTTAAAATGTTACTATGTTCTAATCACAAGATTCATTTTACCTATTTATTAAAGActaatcatatatatatattatattgtctaaggaaatcattaaaaataaataaatagatcaCGATGTGCAAGATCTACTTTAATTTTGAGAATTCAGTTGTTCAGCaatgttataaattttaaataggGATTAGCCAAATTGATAAAATAAGTATGAAGTTAAGAATACTCGATACTCTGCACCAAGCTCAATATACAAAATCACatgcatattaaaaaacaaagcttaaaaattgtaattaataaaaatgataaaagttCAGTTGTAAGGTCTTATAATAAAGGGTTTGTGATTTGTGCCTCAATCAaagatttgtttaatttgcttCCGCGCAACAATCCTACAGGCGGGTggataaattaatttacagaCAGACGAGAGTCAAGTCGACTTTTAACATTACACGTCTTGTGATATCAAGGACTGTTATGTCAAAACTGTTCATAAAATGAACTCCATTCGAGGTTTCgctaagcaaca encodes the following:
- the LOC133844588 gene encoding glycerol-3-phosphate acyltransferase 3 isoform X2: MFYGIINICWIPFAGFVSFLVLLSAINKSVGVRRAYVNILLRIFEYGRVSIESASKVNQAIAKDKINVDQTPGVEQVDGSDAKETNEATNGSVLITRDVVLLPEAQESAHDKTNGTKKEEICFDFENCLDYVKSGVEAIIEDDVTSRFEAEELKSWNMLTRTNRHYEFISWKITMIWVIGFAIRYTILMPLRVLVCFIGVVFAVVANAFVALIPFRFLRLSLADLSFKITFRLISSSLSSLVIFHNKQYKPTTSGFCVANHTTPLDVAILSTDCTFSLIGQRHGGFLGVLQRALARASPHIWFERGEAKDRHLVAERLKQHVSDPNNPPILIFPEGTCINNTSVMQFKKGSFEVGGVIYPVAIKYDPRFGDAFWNSSKYSMMQYLYMMMTSWAIVCDVWYLPPMYRQEGESAIDFANRVKGVIAKQGGLVDLVWDGQLKRMKPKKEWREIQQIEFANRLKSD
- the LOC133844588 gene encoding glycerol-3-phosphate acyltransferase 3 isoform X3 → MFYGIINICWIPFAGFVSFLVLLSAINKSVGVRRAYVNILLRIFEYGRVSIESASKVNQAIAKDKINVDQTPGVEQVDGSDAKETNEATNGSVLITRDVVLLPEAQESAHDKTNGTKKEEICFDFENCLDYVKSGVEAIIEDDVTSRFEAEELKSWNMLTRTNRHYEFISWKITMIWVIGFAIRYTILMPLRVLVCFIGVVWLTLCTAAVGNLKDGKLKRAVVSYVLGQCFGVLSSAISAVITYHNEDNRPSSGICVANHTSPIDVLVLMCDTTYSLIGQRHGGFLGVLQRALARASPHIWFERGEAKDRHLVAERLKQHVSDPNNPPILIFPEGTCINNTSVMQFKKGSFEVGGVIYPVAIKYDPRFGDAFWNSSKYSMMQYLYMMMTSWAIVCDVWYLPPMYRQEGESAIDFANRVKGVIAKQGGLVDLVWDGQLKRMKPKKEWREIQQIEFANRLKSD
- the LOC133844588 gene encoding glycerol-3-phosphate acyltransferase 3 isoform X1, with the translated sequence MFYGIINICWIPFAGFVSFLVLLSAINKSVGVRRAYVNILLRIFEYGRVSIESASKVNQAIAKDKINVDQTPGVEQVDGSDAKETNEATNGSVLITRDVVLLPEAQESAHDKTNGTKKEEICFDFENCLDYVKSGVEAIIEDDVTSRFEAEELKSWNMLTRTNRHYEFISWKITMIWVIGFAIRYTILMPLRVLVCFIGVVFAVVANAFVALIPFRFLRLSLADLSFKITFRLISSSLSSLVIFHNKQYKPTTSGFCVANHTTPLDVAILSTDCTFSLVVWLTLCTAAVGNLKDGKLKRAVVSYVLGQCFGVLSSAISAVITYHNEDNRPSSGICVANHTSPIDVLVLMCDTTYSLIGQRHGGFLGVLQRALARASPHIWFERGEAKDRHLVAERLKQHVSDPNNPPILIFPEGTCINNTSVMQFKKGSFEVGGVIYPVAIKYDPRFGDAFWNSSKYSMMQYLYMMMTSWAIVCDVWYLPPMYRQEGESAIDFANRVKGVIAKQGGLVDLVWDGQLKRMKPKKEWREIQQIEFANRLKSD
- the LOC133844588 gene encoding glycerol-3-phosphate acyltransferase 3-like isoform X5; translated protein: MLTRTNRHYEFISWKITMIWVIGFAIRYTILMPLRVLVCFIGVVFAVVANAFVALIPFRFLRLSLADLSFKITFRLISSSLSSLVIFHNKQYKPTTSGFCVANHTTPLDVAILSTDCTFSLVVWLTLCTAAVGNLKDGKLKRAVVSYVLGQCFGVLSSAISAVITYHNEDNRPSSGICVANHTSPIDVLVLMCDTTYSLIGQRHGGFLGVLQRALARASPHIWFERGEAKDRHLVAERLKQHVSDPNNPPILIFPEGTCINNTSVMQFKKGSFEVGGVIYPVAIKYDPRFGDAFWNSSKYSMMQYLYMMMTSWAIVCDVWYLPPMYRQEGESAIDFANRVKGVIAKQGGLVDLVWDGQLKRMKPKKEWREIQQIEFANRLKSD